The following proteins are co-located in the Lagenorhynchus albirostris chromosome 4, mLagAlb1.1, whole genome shotgun sequence genome:
- the LOC132519390 gene encoding galectin-1-like, translating into MACGVVISNLNLKPGKCLRVLGKVALDAKSFVLNLGKDGNNLCLHFNPCFNEHGDTNTIVCNSKDGGAWGAEKQESVFPFQPGSVVEVCICFDQAELTIQLPGGYKFKFPNCLNLEAINYLAANGDFKIKCTAFE; encoded by the coding sequence ATGGCTTGTGGTGTTGTCATCAGCAACCTGAATCTCAAACCTGGGAAGTGCCTCAGAGTGTTGGGCAAGGTGGCCCTGGATGCCAAGAGCTTTGTGCTGAACCTGGGCAAAGATGGCAACAACCTGTGCCTGCACTTCAACCCCTGCTTCAATGAGCACGGGGACACCAACACCATCGTGTGTAACAGCAAGGATGGCGGGGCCTGGGGGGCTGAGAAGCAGGAGTCTGTCTTCCCCTTTCAGCCTGGAAGTGTTGTGGAGGTATGCATCTGCTTCGACCAGGCAGAGCTAACCATCCAGCTGCCTGGTGGATACAAATTCAAATTCCCCAACTGCCTCAACCTGGAGGCCATCAACTACCTGGCAGCCAATGGCGACTTCAAGATCAAGTGCACGGCCTTTGAGTGA